A part of Onthophagus taurus isolate NC chromosome 7, IU_Otau_3.0, whole genome shotgun sequence genomic DNA contains:
- the LOC111418252 gene encoding band 4.1-like protein 3, whose protein sequence is MKMVERKTFSSESDNAQLLKKSRDSENVVVKVAMLDGTTLELGISKKSKGQELLNTVCELANILEKEYFGLIYTKKRSSRNWLDMEEKIERHIKFEPWLIHFEVKFYPPDPSQLQEDITRYQLCLQIRNDILNNKLPCSLVTLALLGSYLVQSELGDFNSETMQDDYLSSFKFGFDQNEELESKIMELHKLHKGETPAQAELNFLENAKKLPMYGIDFHSAKDSDGFEIRIGVHSSGLVIFKNQLRMNKFVWPKIVKISFKEHNFYIKLRIDQFDEFQSTVCFKLESYRDAEKLWKSAVEHHSFFRLMSPRVKEKRILPRLGSKFRYSGRTLYQTRQEKIERPAPKFERSLTCLADCKVKNLS, encoded by the exons atgaaaatggttgaaagaaaaactttttcatcgGAATCCGATAATGCtcagttattaaagaaatctCGAGATTCTGAAAATGTTGTTGTTAAAGTTGCGATGTTAGATGGGACAACTTTAGAACTTGGAATAAGT AAAAAATCGAAAGGTCAAGAACTTTTAAACACCGTTTGCGAACTCGcaaacattttagaaaaagaatattttggTTTGATTTACACGAAAAAACGTAGTTCGAGAAATTGGTTGGATATGGAAGAGAAAATAGAGAGACACATCAAATTTGAACCTTGGTTAATTCATTTTGAAGTTAAATTTTACCCACCAGATCCATCCCAACTCCAAGAAGACATCACAAGATATCAATTGTGCCTTCAAATAAGAAATGACATCCTCAACAATAAATTACCATGTTCTTTGGTGACTTTAGCGTTGTTAGGATCTTATTTGGTTCAATCTGAATTGGGCGATTTTAATTCAGAGACGATGCAAGATGATTATTTGAgtagttttaaatttggatTCGATCAAAACGAGGAATTGGAAAGTAAAATTATGGAGTTACATAAATTACATaa aggcGAAACTCCTGCTCAAGCtgaattaaactttttagaaAACGCTAAAAAGTTACCAATGTACGGAATTGATTTTCATTCGGCTAAAGATAGTGACGGTTTTGAAATTCGAATAGGTGTACATTCTTCCGGTttggttattttcaaaaatcaattgaggatgaataaatttgtttggccaaaaattgtaaaaatcagttttaaggagcataatttttacataaaactgAGGATTGATCAATTCGATGAGTTTCAATCGACCGTTTGTTTCAAACTGGAAAGTTATCGCGATGCGGAGAAATTATGGAAAAGTGCGGTGGAACATCACTCGTTTTTTAG aTTGATGTCGCCAagggttaaagaaaaaaggattttaCCTCGATTGGGGTCTAAATTTCGGTATTCGGGTAGGACTCTTTATCAAACGAgacaagaaaaaattgaacGTCCAGCACCAAAGTTTGAAAGATCTTTAACGTGTCTGGCAGATtgtaaagtaaaaaatttaagttaa
- the LOC111418248 gene encoding UDP-glucosyltransferase 2-like produces MHLLFVITLFAGSSSAANILFLTLLGAPSHHIWNEAIIGQLLKNGHNITLLGHDKPKIISSNYTVMYIDDPYKDYTFDVLEYSKLSPSKQIALEWDYQYYHCELDLSSDIPKKLNDYPQNHFDLIVFDVGGGQCLYPLIDYFKSAKTIAVSPFGTPPSISDTMGYQVPSYVPNYSVQYGSNMDFKTKIYNFFLQTYEFTLKHYYLNKMSKKSQEVYGKNIRNFYEIELDFDILLTNNDPILDYPQPFPPNIIPVGGLQTKRPKTINKEIESILDSAKDGVIYFSMGSIMKSQFMSNEIKEAFVDVFGKLKQTVLWKFEVEGLKVPKNVIIQKWFPQNEILAHKNVKLFISHCGGLSTQEAIYHGVPVLGIPIVIDQHNNAAKVASKGGGLTLNYYDISKDTLFSAISEILNNPSYNNEMKRLSTLFKDQQNHPLDRAIFWIEYMLRNKKTYKGDLNHRSRYMKYHEIYSIQIMIFVILFISASFVLCGLKRLINKCKSTKVDKKKKNN; encoded by the exons atgcatTTATTGTTTGTGATTACACTTTTCGCTGGAAGTTCATCAGCGgctaacattttatttttaacattactcGGCGCGCCAAGTCATCATATATGGAATGAAGCCATAATAGGgcaattattgaaaaatgggCATAATATAACATTATTAGGACATGATAAACCCAAGATTATATCATCTAATTATACTGTGATGTATATTGATG aTCCTTACAAAGATTACACATTTGACGTACTcgaatattcaaaattaagccCAAGCAAACAAATCGCATTAGAATGGGATTACCAATATTACCACTGCGAATTAGATTTATCATCGGATATACCAAAAAAACTCAACGATTACCCTCAAAATCATTTCGATTTAATCGTTTTTGATGTAGGAGGAGGCCAATGTCTTTATCCGTTAATTGATTACTTTAAATCCGCAAAAACGATTGCTGTTTCACCATTTGGGACTCCACCTTCAATAAGTGATACGATGGGGTATCAAGTCCCATCTTATGTCCCTAATTACAGCGTTCAATACGGAAGTAACATggattttaaaacgaaaatttacaactttttCTTACAAACCTAtgaatttactttaaaacattattatttaaataaaatgtcgAAGAAATCCCAagaagtttatggaaaaaatataagaaatttcTACGAAATTGAATTAGATTTCGATATATTATTAACCAATAACGATCCGATTTTGGATTACCCCCAACCTTTTCCCCCGAATATTATTCCAGTTGGAGGGTTACAAACGAAAAGACCGAAAACGATAAACAAAGAGattgaaagtattttagatAGTGCTAAAGATGGGGTCATTTATTTTTCGATGGGGAGCATAATGAAATCGCAATTTATGAGTAACGAGATTAAAGAAGCTTTCGTGGATGTTTTTGGTAAATTGAAACAAACCGTTTTGTGGAAGTTTGAAGTCGAGGGGTTAAAGGTCCCGAAAAACGTTATCATTCAAAAGTGGTTCCctcaaaatgaaattttgg cccataaaaacgtaaaactttttatatctcATTGCGGTGGATTGAGCACTCAAGAAGCTATTTACCACGGAGTACCCGTTCTTGGAATTCCAATCGTTATCGATCAACATAATAATGCTGCTAAAGTTGCAAGTAAAGGAGGGGGACTTACTTTGAATTATTATGATATATCTAAAGATACATTATTTTCTGCTATTAgtgaaattttgaataatccaag ttataACAACGAAATGAAACGATTATCAACATTATTTAAAGACCAACAAAACCATCCATTAGATAGAGCAATATTTTGGATTGAATATATGTTGAGGAATAAAAAAACGTATAAAGGAGATTTAAATCATCGTTCTAGATACATGAAATATCACGAAATTTACAGCATTCAAATCAtgatttttgtgattttatttatttcggcATCATTCGTTTTATGCGGattaaaacgtttaattaataaatgtaaatcAACTAAAGtagataagaaaaagaaaaataattaa
- the LOC111420835 gene encoding uncharacterized protein, which translates to MKSQLNAPEVINLNTNNGPGRPSKDFELSSIRSKQRKVKYLTDTVPPNELLFATKTGKRAAADLLSLCTEHSPNRPVNIRNVYRESLTDAKKTVPMTPDEALALFINCDLSKTLYLSLRAESKKRNANIYPMYQKITEAKKKCYPDNVTVNDSGASVPLQMLLNHTLQRLFVNVKIPLGINKLELHCKWGADGSSGHCAYNQTPVKTETDINGVYNDANLFLITLVPIYLRNLNEGKQEILWENPRPSSTRFCRPLKLIYKKESRELVVSEIENVQKQINELIPLQIRLEEDRIVECSFTLHLTMVDGKTIVFLTSGTTQTCYICGCKPTEMNQLEVVRKRAIKEKSLQYGLTILHAWIRFLECILHIGYRLNLKAPSKRGATQEQLEDIEARKQDIHEKLYRTLGIRVDKVVQGKGTSNTGNIGRKFFKNWEKVSEITGVDSELIRRFGTILIALVSGHDLDNEAFSVYAKETAEIYVSKYNWYRMPVCVHKILMHGGEAIKRCMLPIGMMSEEAQETWTEDLINTMFVLSDPIISLKRGLPKHKREALPDEVLQFLKIQKDQEEDNNDEEEDQEENDDDEEEAEENNFAFF; encoded by the exons ATGAAGTCTCAGTTAAATGCACCTGAGGTAATAAACCTTAATACTAATAATGGTCCTGGTAGACCTTCCAAAGATTTTGAATTAAGTAGTATACGGTCAAAACAACgaaaagtaaaatatttaaccGATACTGTACCACCTAATGAATTATTGTTTGCAACTAAAACCGGAAAGCGAGCTGCGGCTGATTTGCTGTCGTTATGTACAGAGCACTCCCCAAATCGCCCTGTAAATATCAGAAACGTTTATCGTGAGAGTCTTACGGATGCTAAAAAAACTGTACCTATGACTCCCGATGAAGCGCTTGCTCTATTCATAAACTGCGACCTTTCGAAAACTTTATACTTATCGTTGAGAGCAGAAAGCAAAAAACGCAATGCGAATATATACCCgatgtatcaaaaaattactgAAGCAAAGAAGAAATGCTATCCGGACAATGTGACTGTGAATGATTCTG gagCATCAGTACCTTTACAAATGTTGCTAAATCATACATTGCAAAGACTGTttgtaaatgttaaaattccTTTAGGAATTAATAAGTTAGAATTACATTGTAAATGGGGTGCTGATGGAAGCAGCGGACACTGCGCGTACAATCAAACTCCAGTAAAAACGGAAACCGACATCAACGGAGTCTACAATGAcgctaatttatttttaataactttagttccaatttatttaagaaatttgaATGAGGGAAAGCAAGAGATACTGTGGGAAAATCCGCGACCATCATCTACTCGATTTTGTCGACCTCTAAAGTTAATCTATAAGAAAGAAAGCAGAGAATTGGTTGTATCAGAAAtagaaaatgttcaaaaacaaattaatgagTTAATTCCTCTCCAAATAAGACTGGAAGAAGATCGTATTGTAGAATGCAGTTTCACTTTACATCTCACAATg gTGGATGGTAAGACTATAGTTTTTCTAACTTCGGGAACCACCCAAACTTGCTACATCTGCGGTTGCAAACCCACCGAAATGAATCAATTAGAGGTTGTAAGAAAACGTgccataaaagaaaaaagtttgcAATACGgtttaacaattttacatGCATGGATTCGATTTCTAGAGTGTATTTTACATATTGGATACAGGCTGAATTTAAAAGCTCCATCTAAGCGTGGTGCAACTCAAGAACAACTAGAAGATATTGAAGCTCGAAAGCAAGATATCCACGAGAAATTGTATAGAACATTAGGGATCCGAGTAGACAAGGTCGTACAAGGTAAAGGTACCTCAAACACTGGCAATATaggaagaaaatttttcaaaaattgggAAAAGGTTTCTGAAATAACAGGAGTTGATAGCGAGTTAATCAGAAGGTTTGGAACGATATTAATTGCACTAGTGAGTGGTCACGATCTTGACAATGAAGCTTTCTCTGTTTACGCTAAAGAAACTGCTGAAATATATGTATCAAAGTATAATTGGTACAGGATGCCAGTATGTGTCCACAAAATTTTGATGCACGGAGGGGAAGCAATTAAAAGGTGTATGCTACCTATAG GAATGATGTCAGAAGAAGCACAAGAAACGTGGACTGAGGATCTGATAAACACAATGTTTGTTTTGTCAGATCCTATAATATCATTAAAACGGGGACTTCCGAAACATAAACGCGAAGCATTGCCGGACGAGGTTCTTCAGTTtctcaaaattcaaaaagaccAAGAGGAAGACAATAATGATGAAGAGGAAGATCAAGAAGAAAACGATGACGATGAAGAGGAAgcagaagaaaataattttgcgtTTTTCTAA